TGGTCATTGGACCTACACCACCTGGAACAGGCGTATAAGCCGATGCAATTTCCTCAATCCCAACAAGTTGGATATCACCAACACCACCACCATCACGTGGATGGAAGCCCGCATCAACCACAACAGCACCTTGTTTGATCCAATCTTTTTGAATGAGTTCAGCTTTACCTACAGCACCCACAATAATGTCAGCTTGCTTCACAAACTCAGCAAGGTTTTGAGTACGTGAATGACAAATAGTGACTGTTGCATTTGCTTCAAGCAACATCGCTGCCATCGGTTTACCCAAAATCGCTGAACGACCTACAACCACCGCATGCTTACCTGCGATTTCAATGTTGTTTTCTTTTAAAATCGTCATGATACCGGCAGGCGTTGCTGAACCATAAGCAGCCTCACCCATTGCCATACGACCGAAACCAAGACAAGTTACACCGTCTACGTCTTTTGCCAATGAAATTGCATCAAAACATGCACGCTCATCAATTTGTGCAGGCACAGGATGTTGTAAAAGAATACCGTGTACATCTGGATTGGCATTTAATTTTTCAATTTCAGCCAATAATTGCTCAGTTGTCGTTTCACTCGGCAATTCAACTTTTAA
The DNA window shown above is from Acinetobacter piscicola and carries:
- the folD gene encoding bifunctional methylenetetrahydrofolate dehydrogenase/methenyltetrahydrofolate cyclohydrolase FolD, yielding MALVLDGRALAKKIEADLLTRVEALKAKTGRTPILATILVGDDGASATYVRMKGNACRRVGMDSLKVELPSETTTEQLLAEIEKLNANPDVHGILLQHPVPAQIDERACFDAISLAKDVDGVTCLGFGRMAMGEAAYGSATPAGIMTILKENNIEIAGKHAVVVGRSAILGKPMAAMLLEANATVTICHSRTQNLAEFVKQADIIVGAVGKAELIQKDWIKQGAVVVDAGFHPRDGGGVGDIQLVGIEEIASAYTPVPGGVGPMTITTLIRQTVEAAEKALG